Proteins from a genomic interval of Magnetospirillum sp. 15-1:
- a CDS encoding terminase TerL endonuclease subunit — MGRTLLQTGGRFPRQVKGHIEPTPGNVVDFRAVEDCIRDLCDRFDVHGIGIDPHLARSMLNTLTEEGYPAVEVRQGWMTMAPAIKELERSIIGRMLQHGGHPVLRWCFDNIQVETDRAGNRLFSKGKARERIDGAVACAIAISLASNGEGGPSVYETEARSEGFLFL; from the coding sequence ATGGGCCGGACTCTACTTCAAACTGGAGGAAGATTTCCAAGGCAGGTCAAAGGCCACATTGAACCGACACCGGGGAACGTGGTGGACTTCCGCGCCGTGGAAGACTGCATCCGCGATCTGTGTGACCGCTTCGATGTGCATGGCATCGGAATTGATCCGCACCTTGCGCGTTCCATGCTCAACACCTTGACCGAGGAAGGATACCCCGCTGTGGAAGTCCGTCAGGGGTGGATGACCATGGCCCCGGCCATCAAGGAATTGGAACGGTCCATCATTGGCCGGATGCTCCAGCATGGTGGGCACCCGGTCTTGCGCTGGTGCTTCGATAATATCCAGGTCGAGACGGACAGGGCGGGGAACCGTCTGTTCAGCAAGGGCAAGGCGCGGGAACGGATCGACGGCGCGGTTGCGTGCGCCATTGCAATCAGCCTCGCCAGCAATGGCGAAGGTGGGCCATCGGTGTACGAAACCGAGGCACGTTCAGAGGGGTTCCTGTTCCTATGA